In Oreochromis niloticus isolate F11D_XX linkage group LG5, O_niloticus_UMD_NMBU, whole genome shotgun sequence, a single window of DNA contains:
- the sp1 gene encoding transcription factor Sp1 isoform X2 has translation MSNQQQGEMAAVESGGGFSQKRNANSQDSQQPSPLALLAATCSRIDTPGENDSPADQHQQNQQQQLDLNQAVFTSSANSWQVNPLSVQASSGSNTVTTDSSGVMSGGDLIKNRQVLSPAASSQSQQQQQQPFVVAQAPSMQGQQVLTTISGVMPNIQYQVIPQFQTVDGQTLHFTHAQQESAVPATAGPGQQFQIVSSPNGQQIIAASNRAGAAGNIITMPSLIQGAIPIQNISLGNGLLQNQPQFLANMPMSLNGNITLLPVTAGAAGGDTNGGGEAGGNQLMQQQQQQPVSSNSEAGYMTSASTVTTQTSSSYGVTQKQNSNGAVTGTFQQNMASSLGVPIQPDNRDRGQPQQILIQPQQVIQGGAQLQTIQAGTVAATGGQVFTPTLSQEGLQNLQIMPNTGAILLRTVAPNGQVTWQTIQIQNPTGAQITLAPVQSLPQLGQTQGTAAAGGVPVNTVQIPGIQTINLNSLGGSGLQMHQLPITIASTAGEQPLQTGGESLDENTAMDEEDLSPPPQGRRNRREACTCPFCKDGEGRDPTKKKQHICHITGCGKIYGKTSHLRAHLRWHTGERPFVCTWAYCGKRFTRSDELQRHKRTHTGEKKFACTECPKRFMRSDHLSKHIKTHMNKKPPAVTSSNAATTVSADAASPAAGTEAGTGAVSANDQHTIVTMETLSAESLARLASSGIGMMQVDLHQMNGSSF, from the exons ATGAGCA ATCAGCAGCAGGGTGAAATGGCCGCTGTGGAGAGCGGTGGAGGCTTCAGTCAAAAGCGAAACGCAAATTCACAA GACTCACAGCAGCCATCACCACTCGCCTTGTTGGCAGCCACATGCAGTCGCATTGACACCCCGGGAGAGAACGATTCCCCTGCCGACCAGCACCAACAGAATCAGCAGCAGCAACTGGACCTAAACCAGGCTGTTTTTACCTCCAGTGCCAATAGCTGGCAGGTAAACCCTCTCAGTGTTCAAGCATCCTCAGGCTCCAACACAGTCACCACAGATTCCTCAGGAGTGATGTCAGGAGGAGACCTCATCAAGAACAGACAGGTGCTGTCGCCCGCTGCAAGCTCTCAGagtcagcagcagcaacaacagcccTTTGTAGTTGCTCAGGCGCCGTCAATGCAGGGTCAGCAGGTCCTTACCACTATATCAGGTGTGATGCCCAACATCCAGTACCAGGTCATTCCACAGTTTCAGACAGTGGATGGCCAGACGCTGCATTTTACACATGCTCAGCAGGAGTCTGCTGTGCCTGCCACAGCAGGACCAGGCCAACAGTTTCAGATAGTGTCTTCTCCCAATGGCCAACAGATCATAGCTGCGAGTAACAGAGCCGGTGCAGCAGGAAACATCATAACCATGCCCAGTCTCATTCAGGGAGCCATACCCATACAAAACATAAGTTTAGGCAATGGTTTGTTACAAAACCAGCCCCAGTTCCTGGCAAATATGCCCATGTCTCTTAATGGAAACATCACTTTGTTACCCGTCACTGCTGGTGCTGCAGGGGGGGATACCAATGGTGGAGGAGAAGCAGGGGGAAACCAACtcatgcagcagcagcaacaacagccaGTGTCTTCCAACAGCGAGGCCGGCTACATGACAAGTGCTTCCACTGTCACTACACAAACCTCCTCTTCTTATGGAGTTACTCAAAAGCAGAACAGCAATGGAGCTGTGACAGGGACCTTTCAGCAAAACATGGCCTCTTCTCTGGGTGTCCCAATACAGCCAGACAACAGAGACAGGGGGCAGCCACAGCAAATCCTCATTCAGCCTCAGCAGGTTATCCAAGGTGGAGCGCAACTCCAAACCATCCAGGCCGGTACCGTTGCAGCCACAGGCGGTCAAGTGTTTACACCAACACTTAGCCAGGAAGGGCTTCAAAATCTTCAAATCATGCCAAACACAGGGGCCATCCTGCTGCGCACTGTAGCCCCCAACGGCCAGGTGACCTGGCAGACCATTCAGATCCAGAATCCGACGGGAGCGCAGATCACGCTGGCACCCGTGCAGTCCCTTCCCCAGCTCGGCCAGACTCAGGGAACAGCTGCAGCTGGAGGAGTACCTGTCAACACCGTGCAGATCCCAGGCATCCAGACCATAAATCTTAACAGCCTCGGGGGGTCTGGGCTGCAGATGCACCAGCTGCCCATCACCATCGCCAGCACAGCAG GAGAGCAGCCATTACAGACAGGTGGAGAAAGTTTGGATGAAAATACAGCTATGGATGAAGAGGATCTAAGCCCACCACCTCAAGGGCGACGTAACCGTAGAGAAGCGTGTACCTGCCCCTTCTGCAAGGATGGAGAAGGACG TGATCCGACTAAAAAGAAGCAGCACATATGCCACATCACTGGCTGCGGGAAGATCTACGGCAAGACATCCCACCTCAGAGCCCACCTTCGCTGGCACACGGGAGAGCGTCCCTTTGTCTGTACCTGGGCTTACTGCGGCAAACGATTTACCCGTTCAGATGAGCTTCAGCGCCATAAGAGAACACACACAG GTGAGAAAAAGTTTGCGTGCACAGAATGTCCCAAACGCTTCATGCGCAGCGACCACCTCTCAAAGCACATCAAGACCCATATGAACAAGAAACCGCCAGCTGTTACCAGCAGCAACGCCGCCACCACTGTCTCAGCTGACGCTGCTTCCCCTGCAGCAGGAACAGAAGCCGGCACCGGAGCAGTTTCAGCAAATGACCAGCACACCATCGTCACCATGGAAACCTTATCTGCCGAGAGCTTGGCTCGATTAGCCAGCAGTGGTATTGGCATGATGCAGGTGGACCTTCACCAAATGAATGGCAGTAGTTTCTAA
- the sp1 gene encoding transcription factor Sp1 isoform X3 → MAAVESGGGFSQKRNANSQDSQQPSPLALLAATCSRIDTPGENDSPADQHQQNQQQQLDLNQAVFTSSANSWQVNPLSVQASSGSNTVTTDSSGVMSGGDLIKNRQVLSPAASSQSQQQQQQPFVVAQAPSMQGQQVLTTISGVMPNIQYQVIPQFQTVDGQTLHFTHAQQESAVPATAGPGQQFQIVSSPNGQQIIAASNRAGAAGNIITMPSLIQGAIPIQNISLGNGLLQNQPQFLANMPMSLNGNITLLPVTAGAAGGDTNGGGEAGGNQLMQQQQQQPVSSNSEAGYMTSASTVTTQTSSSYGVTQKQNSNGAVTGTFQQNMASSLGVPIQPDNRDRGQPQQILIQPQQVIQGGAQLQTIQAGTVAATGGQVFTPTLSQEGLQNLQIMPNTGAILLRTVAPNGQVTWQTIQIQNPTGAQITLAPVQSLPQLGQTQGTAAAGGVPVNTVQIPGIQTINLNSLGGSGLQMHQLPITIASTAGEQPLQTGGESLDENTAMDEEDLSPPPQGRRNRREACTCPFCKDGEGRSDPTKKKQHICHITGCGKIYGKTSHLRAHLRWHTGERPFVCTWAYCGKRFTRSDELQRHKRTHTGEKKFACTECPKRFMRSDHLSKHIKTHMNKKPPAVTSSNAATTVSADAASPAAGTEAGTGAVSANDQHTIVTMETLSAESLARLASSGIGMMQVDLHQMNGSSF, encoded by the exons ATGGCCGCTGTGGAGAGCGGTGGAGGCTTCAGTCAAAAGCGAAACGCAAATTCACAA GACTCACAGCAGCCATCACCACTCGCCTTGTTGGCAGCCACATGCAGTCGCATTGACACCCCGGGAGAGAACGATTCCCCTGCCGACCAGCACCAACAGAATCAGCAGCAGCAACTGGACCTAAACCAGGCTGTTTTTACCTCCAGTGCCAATAGCTGGCAGGTAAACCCTCTCAGTGTTCAAGCATCCTCAGGCTCCAACACAGTCACCACAGATTCCTCAGGAGTGATGTCAGGAGGAGACCTCATCAAGAACAGACAGGTGCTGTCGCCCGCTGCAAGCTCTCAGagtcagcagcagcaacaacagcccTTTGTAGTTGCTCAGGCGCCGTCAATGCAGGGTCAGCAGGTCCTTACCACTATATCAGGTGTGATGCCCAACATCCAGTACCAGGTCATTCCACAGTTTCAGACAGTGGATGGCCAGACGCTGCATTTTACACATGCTCAGCAGGAGTCTGCTGTGCCTGCCACAGCAGGACCAGGCCAACAGTTTCAGATAGTGTCTTCTCCCAATGGCCAACAGATCATAGCTGCGAGTAACAGAGCCGGTGCAGCAGGAAACATCATAACCATGCCCAGTCTCATTCAGGGAGCCATACCCATACAAAACATAAGTTTAGGCAATGGTTTGTTACAAAACCAGCCCCAGTTCCTGGCAAATATGCCCATGTCTCTTAATGGAAACATCACTTTGTTACCCGTCACTGCTGGTGCTGCAGGGGGGGATACCAATGGTGGAGGAGAAGCAGGGGGAAACCAACtcatgcagcagcagcaacaacagccaGTGTCTTCCAACAGCGAGGCCGGCTACATGACAAGTGCTTCCACTGTCACTACACAAACCTCCTCTTCTTATGGAGTTACTCAAAAGCAGAACAGCAATGGAGCTGTGACAGGGACCTTTCAGCAAAACATGGCCTCTTCTCTGGGTGTCCCAATACAGCCAGACAACAGAGACAGGGGGCAGCCACAGCAAATCCTCATTCAGCCTCAGCAGGTTATCCAAGGTGGAGCGCAACTCCAAACCATCCAGGCCGGTACCGTTGCAGCCACAGGCGGTCAAGTGTTTACACCAACACTTAGCCAGGAAGGGCTTCAAAATCTTCAAATCATGCCAAACACAGGGGCCATCCTGCTGCGCACTGTAGCCCCCAACGGCCAGGTGACCTGGCAGACCATTCAGATCCAGAATCCGACGGGAGCGCAGATCACGCTGGCACCCGTGCAGTCCCTTCCCCAGCTCGGCCAGACTCAGGGAACAGCTGCAGCTGGAGGAGTACCTGTCAACACCGTGCAGATCCCAGGCATCCAGACCATAAATCTTAACAGCCTCGGGGGGTCTGGGCTGCAGATGCACCAGCTGCCCATCACCATCGCCAGCACAGCAG GAGAGCAGCCATTACAGACAGGTGGAGAAAGTTTGGATGAAAATACAGCTATGGATGAAGAGGATCTAAGCCCACCACCTCAAGGGCGACGTAACCGTAGAGAAGCGTGTACCTGCCCCTTCTGCAAGGATGGAGAAGGACG CAGTGATCCGACTAAAAAGAAGCAGCACATATGCCACATCACTGGCTGCGGGAAGATCTACGGCAAGACATCCCACCTCAGAGCCCACCTTCGCTGGCACACGGGAGAGCGTCCCTTTGTCTGTACCTGGGCTTACTGCGGCAAACGATTTACCCGTTCAGATGAGCTTCAGCGCCATAAGAGAACACACACAG GTGAGAAAAAGTTTGCGTGCACAGAATGTCCCAAACGCTTCATGCGCAGCGACCACCTCTCAAAGCACATCAAGACCCATATGAACAAGAAACCGCCAGCTGTTACCAGCAGCAACGCCGCCACCACTGTCTCAGCTGACGCTGCTTCCCCTGCAGCAGGAACAGAAGCCGGCACCGGAGCAGTTTCAGCAAATGACCAGCACACCATCGTCACCATGGAAACCTTATCTGCCGAGAGCTTGGCTCGATTAGCCAGCAGTGGTATTGGCATGATGCAGGTGGACCTTCACCAAATGAATGGCAGTAGTTTCTAA
- the sp1 gene encoding transcription factor Sp1 isoform X4, with amino-acid sequence MSGGDLIKNRQVLSPAASSQSQQQQQQPFVVAQAPSMQGQQVLTTISGVMPNIQYQVIPQFQTVDGQTLHFTHAQQESAVPATAGPGQQFQIVSSPNGQQIIAASNRAGAAGNIITMPSLIQGAIPIQNISLGNGLLQNQPQFLANMPMSLNGNITLLPVTAGAAGGDTNGGGEAGGNQLMQQQQQQPVSSNSEAGYMTSASTVTTQTSSSYGVTQKQNSNGAVTGTFQQNMASSLGVPIQPDNRDRGQPQQILIQPQQVIQGGAQLQTIQAGTVAATGGQVFTPTLSQEGLQNLQIMPNTGAILLRTVAPNGQVTWQTIQIQNPTGAQITLAPVQSLPQLGQTQGTAAAGGVPVNTVQIPGIQTINLNSLGGSGLQMHQLPITIASTAGEQPLQTGGESLDENTAMDEEDLSPPPQGRRNRREACTCPFCKDGEGRSDPTKKKQHICHITGCGKIYGKTSHLRAHLRWHTGERPFVCTWAYCGKRFTRSDELQRHKRTHTGEKKFACTECPKRFMRSDHLSKHIKTHMNKKPPAVTSSNAATTVSADAASPAAGTEAGTGAVSANDQHTIVTMETLSAESLARLASSGIGMMQVDLHQMNGSSF; translated from the exons ATGTCAGGAGGAGACCTCATCAAGAACAGACAGGTGCTGTCGCCCGCTGCAAGCTCTCAGagtcagcagcagcaacaacagcccTTTGTAGTTGCTCAGGCGCCGTCAATGCAGGGTCAGCAGGTCCTTACCACTATATCAGGTGTGATGCCCAACATCCAGTACCAGGTCATTCCACAGTTTCAGACAGTGGATGGCCAGACGCTGCATTTTACACATGCTCAGCAGGAGTCTGCTGTGCCTGCCACAGCAGGACCAGGCCAACAGTTTCAGATAGTGTCTTCTCCCAATGGCCAACAGATCATAGCTGCGAGTAACAGAGCCGGTGCAGCAGGAAACATCATAACCATGCCCAGTCTCATTCAGGGAGCCATACCCATACAAAACATAAGTTTAGGCAATGGTTTGTTACAAAACCAGCCCCAGTTCCTGGCAAATATGCCCATGTCTCTTAATGGAAACATCACTTTGTTACCCGTCACTGCTGGTGCTGCAGGGGGGGATACCAATGGTGGAGGAGAAGCAGGGGGAAACCAACtcatgcagcagcagcaacaacagccaGTGTCTTCCAACAGCGAGGCCGGCTACATGACAAGTGCTTCCACTGTCACTACACAAACCTCCTCTTCTTATGGAGTTACTCAAAAGCAGAACAGCAATGGAGCTGTGACAGGGACCTTTCAGCAAAACATGGCCTCTTCTCTGGGTGTCCCAATACAGCCAGACAACAGAGACAGGGGGCAGCCACAGCAAATCCTCATTCAGCCTCAGCAGGTTATCCAAGGTGGAGCGCAACTCCAAACCATCCAGGCCGGTACCGTTGCAGCCACAGGCGGTCAAGTGTTTACACCAACACTTAGCCAGGAAGGGCTTCAAAATCTTCAAATCATGCCAAACACAGGGGCCATCCTGCTGCGCACTGTAGCCCCCAACGGCCAGGTGACCTGGCAGACCATTCAGATCCAGAATCCGACGGGAGCGCAGATCACGCTGGCACCCGTGCAGTCCCTTCCCCAGCTCGGCCAGACTCAGGGAACAGCTGCAGCTGGAGGAGTACCTGTCAACACCGTGCAGATCCCAGGCATCCAGACCATAAATCTTAACAGCCTCGGGGGGTCTGGGCTGCAGATGCACCAGCTGCCCATCACCATCGCCAGCACAGCAG GAGAGCAGCCATTACAGACAGGTGGAGAAAGTTTGGATGAAAATACAGCTATGGATGAAGAGGATCTAAGCCCACCACCTCAAGGGCGACGTAACCGTAGAGAAGCGTGTACCTGCCCCTTCTGCAAGGATGGAGAAGGACG CAGTGATCCGACTAAAAAGAAGCAGCACATATGCCACATCACTGGCTGCGGGAAGATCTACGGCAAGACATCCCACCTCAGAGCCCACCTTCGCTGGCACACGGGAGAGCGTCCCTTTGTCTGTACCTGGGCTTACTGCGGCAAACGATTTACCCGTTCAGATGAGCTTCAGCGCCATAAGAGAACACACACAG GTGAGAAAAAGTTTGCGTGCACAGAATGTCCCAAACGCTTCATGCGCAGCGACCACCTCTCAAAGCACATCAAGACCCATATGAACAAGAAACCGCCAGCTGTTACCAGCAGCAACGCCGCCACCACTGTCTCAGCTGACGCTGCTTCCCCTGCAGCAGGAACAGAAGCCGGCACCGGAGCAGTTTCAGCAAATGACCAGCACACCATCGTCACCATGGAAACCTTATCTGCCGAGAGCTTGGCTCGATTAGCCAGCAGTGGTATTGGCATGATGCAGGTGGACCTTCACCAAATGAATGGCAGTAGTTTCTAA
- the sp1 gene encoding transcription factor Sp1 isoform X1 — protein MSNQQQGEMAAVESGGGFSQKRNANSQDSQQPSPLALLAATCSRIDTPGENDSPADQHQQNQQQQLDLNQAVFTSSANSWQVNPLSVQASSGSNTVTTDSSGVMSGGDLIKNRQVLSPAASSQSQQQQQQPFVVAQAPSMQGQQVLTTISGVMPNIQYQVIPQFQTVDGQTLHFTHAQQESAVPATAGPGQQFQIVSSPNGQQIIAASNRAGAAGNIITMPSLIQGAIPIQNISLGNGLLQNQPQFLANMPMSLNGNITLLPVTAGAAGGDTNGGGEAGGNQLMQQQQQQPVSSNSEAGYMTSASTVTTQTSSSYGVTQKQNSNGAVTGTFQQNMASSLGVPIQPDNRDRGQPQQILIQPQQVIQGGAQLQTIQAGTVAATGGQVFTPTLSQEGLQNLQIMPNTGAILLRTVAPNGQVTWQTIQIQNPTGAQITLAPVQSLPQLGQTQGTAAAGGVPVNTVQIPGIQTINLNSLGGSGLQMHQLPITIASTAGEQPLQTGGESLDENTAMDEEDLSPPPQGRRNRREACTCPFCKDGEGRSDPTKKKQHICHITGCGKIYGKTSHLRAHLRWHTGERPFVCTWAYCGKRFTRSDELQRHKRTHTGEKKFACTECPKRFMRSDHLSKHIKTHMNKKPPAVTSSNAATTVSADAASPAAGTEAGTGAVSANDQHTIVTMETLSAESLARLASSGIGMMQVDLHQMNGSSF, from the exons ATGAGCA ATCAGCAGCAGGGTGAAATGGCCGCTGTGGAGAGCGGTGGAGGCTTCAGTCAAAAGCGAAACGCAAATTCACAA GACTCACAGCAGCCATCACCACTCGCCTTGTTGGCAGCCACATGCAGTCGCATTGACACCCCGGGAGAGAACGATTCCCCTGCCGACCAGCACCAACAGAATCAGCAGCAGCAACTGGACCTAAACCAGGCTGTTTTTACCTCCAGTGCCAATAGCTGGCAGGTAAACCCTCTCAGTGTTCAAGCATCCTCAGGCTCCAACACAGTCACCACAGATTCCTCAGGAGTGATGTCAGGAGGAGACCTCATCAAGAACAGACAGGTGCTGTCGCCCGCTGCAAGCTCTCAGagtcagcagcagcaacaacagcccTTTGTAGTTGCTCAGGCGCCGTCAATGCAGGGTCAGCAGGTCCTTACCACTATATCAGGTGTGATGCCCAACATCCAGTACCAGGTCATTCCACAGTTTCAGACAGTGGATGGCCAGACGCTGCATTTTACACATGCTCAGCAGGAGTCTGCTGTGCCTGCCACAGCAGGACCAGGCCAACAGTTTCAGATAGTGTCTTCTCCCAATGGCCAACAGATCATAGCTGCGAGTAACAGAGCCGGTGCAGCAGGAAACATCATAACCATGCCCAGTCTCATTCAGGGAGCCATACCCATACAAAACATAAGTTTAGGCAATGGTTTGTTACAAAACCAGCCCCAGTTCCTGGCAAATATGCCCATGTCTCTTAATGGAAACATCACTTTGTTACCCGTCACTGCTGGTGCTGCAGGGGGGGATACCAATGGTGGAGGAGAAGCAGGGGGAAACCAACtcatgcagcagcagcaacaacagccaGTGTCTTCCAACAGCGAGGCCGGCTACATGACAAGTGCTTCCACTGTCACTACACAAACCTCCTCTTCTTATGGAGTTACTCAAAAGCAGAACAGCAATGGAGCTGTGACAGGGACCTTTCAGCAAAACATGGCCTCTTCTCTGGGTGTCCCAATACAGCCAGACAACAGAGACAGGGGGCAGCCACAGCAAATCCTCATTCAGCCTCAGCAGGTTATCCAAGGTGGAGCGCAACTCCAAACCATCCAGGCCGGTACCGTTGCAGCCACAGGCGGTCAAGTGTTTACACCAACACTTAGCCAGGAAGGGCTTCAAAATCTTCAAATCATGCCAAACACAGGGGCCATCCTGCTGCGCACTGTAGCCCCCAACGGCCAGGTGACCTGGCAGACCATTCAGATCCAGAATCCGACGGGAGCGCAGATCACGCTGGCACCCGTGCAGTCCCTTCCCCAGCTCGGCCAGACTCAGGGAACAGCTGCAGCTGGAGGAGTACCTGTCAACACCGTGCAGATCCCAGGCATCCAGACCATAAATCTTAACAGCCTCGGGGGGTCTGGGCTGCAGATGCACCAGCTGCCCATCACCATCGCCAGCACAGCAG GAGAGCAGCCATTACAGACAGGTGGAGAAAGTTTGGATGAAAATACAGCTATGGATGAAGAGGATCTAAGCCCACCACCTCAAGGGCGACGTAACCGTAGAGAAGCGTGTACCTGCCCCTTCTGCAAGGATGGAGAAGGACG CAGTGATCCGACTAAAAAGAAGCAGCACATATGCCACATCACTGGCTGCGGGAAGATCTACGGCAAGACATCCCACCTCAGAGCCCACCTTCGCTGGCACACGGGAGAGCGTCCCTTTGTCTGTACCTGGGCTTACTGCGGCAAACGATTTACCCGTTCAGATGAGCTTCAGCGCCATAAGAGAACACACACAG GTGAGAAAAAGTTTGCGTGCACAGAATGTCCCAAACGCTTCATGCGCAGCGACCACCTCTCAAAGCACATCAAGACCCATATGAACAAGAAACCGCCAGCTGTTACCAGCAGCAACGCCGCCACCACTGTCTCAGCTGACGCTGCTTCCCCTGCAGCAGGAACAGAAGCCGGCACCGGAGCAGTTTCAGCAAATGACCAGCACACCATCGTCACCATGGAAACCTTATCTGCCGAGAGCTTGGCTCGATTAGCCAGCAGTGGTATTGGCATGATGCAGGTGGACCTTCACCAAATGAATGGCAGTAGTTTCTAA